The Natrinema sp. HArc-T2 genome has a segment encoding these proteins:
- a CDS encoding Nramp family divalent metal transporter — protein sequence MGVIDRLKAIGPGALVAAAFVGPGTVTTASVIGAEYAYLLVWTIAFSILATIVLQEMSARLGLITQEGLGEAFRNEFDNPLPRTISVALVVSAIGIGTAAFQTGNIVGGAAGLATITGVSENVWGPIMGLIAAGLLWTGNYKLIERVFIGLVGVMGAAFLLNAVMVRPDVGALAGGLVPTVPDGSAYLIAGLVGTTVVGYNLFLHASTVQERWDGASDLAECRADTIGMVVVGGLITTAIVVTAAAVFPAGTEIDNVGAMADQLEPVFGGYALTFFSIGLFAAGFTSAMSAPLAGAYATAGALGWERDLTSTRFRAIWMTILGIGIVFSALDYNPIQVIVFAQVANGLLLPILAVFLIYAMNNRDLLGEYTNTTLQNVLGGIVTLVVVGIGLRTLYDVLLV from the coding sequence ATGGGTGTTATTGACCGGCTGAAAGCGATCGGACCAGGAGCGCTCGTCGCGGCGGCGTTCGTCGGTCCAGGGACGGTAACGACTGCAAGTGTGATCGGAGCAGAGTACGCGTACCTGCTCGTGTGGACGATCGCGTTCTCGATTCTGGCGACGATCGTCCTCCAGGAGATGAGCGCGCGACTGGGCCTGATTACGCAGGAAGGACTGGGTGAAGCGTTCCGAAACGAGTTCGACAATCCGCTCCCGCGGACGATCTCGGTCGCACTCGTCGTGAGCGCGATCGGAATCGGGACGGCAGCGTTCCAGACGGGGAACATCGTCGGCGGTGCCGCCGGGCTGGCGACGATCACCGGCGTCAGCGAGAACGTCTGGGGCCCGATTATGGGCCTGATCGCCGCCGGACTGCTGTGGACGGGGAACTACAAACTGATCGAACGGGTCTTCATCGGCCTCGTCGGCGTCATGGGCGCGGCGTTCCTGCTTAACGCCGTCATGGTCCGACCGGACGTCGGCGCGCTTGCGGGCGGCCTCGTCCCGACGGTTCCCGACGGCTCGGCGTATCTCATCGCCGGTCTCGTCGGCACCACCGTCGTCGGCTACAACCTGTTCCTGCACGCGAGCACTGTCCAGGAACGGTGGGACGGCGCAAGCGACCTCGCCGAGTGTCGCGCCGACACGATCGGGATGGTCGTCGTCGGCGGCCTGATAACGACGGCGATCGTCGTCACGGCTGCCGCGGTCTTTCCCGCGGGAACCGAGATCGACAACGTCGGTGCGATGGCCGATCAGTTAGAGCCCGTCTTCGGCGGCTACGCGCTCACGTTCTTCTCGATCGGCCTGTTCGCTGCTGGCTTTACCAGCGCGATGAGTGCGCCGCTTGCGGGTGCCTACGCTACCGCCGGCGCGCTCGGCTGGGAACGTGACCTGACATCGACGCGATTCCGGGCGATCTGGATGACGATCCTCGGCATCGGCATCGTTTTCTCGGCACTGGACTACAATCCTATCCAGGTGATCGTCTTCGCACAGGTGGCCAACGGACTCCTGTTGCCGATCCTGGCGGTCTTCCTCATCTACGCGATGAACAACCGCGACCTGCTGGGCGAGTACACGAACACCACCCTCCAGAACGTCCTCGGCGGGATCGTCACGCTCGTTGTCGTCGGTATTGGCCTCCGAACGCTCTACGACGTTCTCCTCGTCTAA
- a CDS encoding energy-coupling factor ABC transporter permease: MHIMEGFLPGVWALAWYAIAAPVVGYGMLKTARLVKERDVNKSHIAVAAAFIFVLSALKLPSVTGSTSHPTGTGIAVVLFGPAVTAFLSTIVLLYQALLLGHGGLTTLGANVASMGIIGPLFGWVVYRSVKPHTDLQKATFAAALVADWTTYVVTSTQLALAFPAEPGLSGVLDSAITFLGVFALTQLPIGVVEGALAAGLIGYISMSSESVRTRLGVTA; this comes from the coding sequence ATGCACATCATGGAAGGGTTCCTGCCCGGCGTCTGGGCGCTCGCGTGGTACGCGATTGCGGCCCCAGTCGTCGGCTACGGGATGCTGAAGACGGCACGTTTAGTGAAGGAAAGGGATGTTAACAAATCTCATATTGCCGTCGCTGCGGCGTTCATCTTCGTGCTGTCGGCGCTGAAACTGCCGTCCGTTACCGGGAGTACGTCGCATCCGACGGGCACTGGCATTGCGGTCGTCCTCTTCGGGCCAGCCGTCACCGCGTTTCTCTCGACGATCGTTCTGCTGTATCAGGCGCTGCTGCTCGGTCACGGCGGCCTGACGACCCTCGGTGCGAACGTCGCATCGATGGGGATCATCGGCCCACTCTTTGGCTGGGTCGTCTACCGCTCGGTTAAACCCCACACGGACCTTCAGAAGGCGACGTTCGCTGCAGCCCTCGTCGCCGACTGGACGACGTACGTCGTCACGTCCACCCAGCTCGCTCTTGCGTTCCCGGCGGAACCGGGGCTCAGTGGGGTGCTCGATTCCGCGATCACGTTTTTGGGCGTCTTCGCGCTGACGCAGCTCCCGATCGGAGTCGTCGAAGGCGCACTCGCGGCTGGCTTGATCGGCTACATCTCCATGTCGAGTGAGTCGGTCCGAACCCGGCTTGGGGTGACAGCATGA
- the cbiQ gene encoding cobalt ECF transporter T component CbiQ — protein MHHTSLEQIQITANSRIEGRLNAYFVFAALVLLLVAPSRLAYVCALACFVSLGIDATGHDYLQVVRLPVYFLLPSLVLIALFTSGPTAVSMGPLSISSTGIDRSITTGLRSFGSMTILGYLVVTTTVPQLFVALRSLRCPQFVIEISLLTYRVIQILLDELRRLEFAARGRLGFRTRRSTFRTAKLLSFSVFLKSMSRAETLNDAMLARNYNGEMPMARTTSQGHGYAAAVLTLIAIAGWAV, from the coding sequence ATGCACCACACGAGCCTGGAACAGATTCAGATCACCGCGAACTCCCGAATCGAAGGACGCTTGAACGCGTACTTCGTCTTTGCCGCACTGGTGTTGCTCCTCGTCGCTCCCAGTCGGCTCGCGTACGTCTGTGCACTCGCCTGCTTCGTGTCACTCGGTATCGATGCGACAGGCCACGACTATCTGCAGGTGGTCCGACTGCCGGTGTACTTTCTGCTCCCGAGTCTGGTCCTCATCGCGCTGTTTACCAGCGGGCCGACCGCCGTCTCCATGGGCCCGCTCTCGATTTCTTCGACCGGGATCGACCGGTCGATAACGACCGGACTCCGATCGTTCGGATCGATGACGATCCTGGGCTATCTGGTCGTGACGACGACGGTCCCGCAACTGTTCGTCGCGTTGCGATCGCTGCGGTGTCCACAGTTCGTCATCGAAATCTCGTTGCTCACCTACCGCGTCATCCAGATCCTGCTCGACGAACTCCGCCGCCTCGAGTTCGCGGCGAGAGGGCGTCTCGGCTTCCGGACGCGCCGGTCGACGTTTCGAACAGCGAAGTTGCTGTCGTTTTCAGTGTTCTTGAAGTCGATGTCACGAGCCGAGACCCTCAACGACGCGATGCTGGCGCGGAACTACAACGGTGAGATGCCGATGGCACGGACCACCAGTCAGGGCCACGGCTACGCGGCTGCCGTGCTCACGTTGATCGCCATCGCCGGGTGGGCCGTATGA
- a CDS encoding energy-coupling factor ABC transporter ATP-binding protein: protein MIETDDLHFRHGDDPVLDGVNFEAHTGEVTVIFGRNGAGKSTLLRHFNGLFEPDSGTVFVGGEPVEYDDASLADLRMRVGLVFQNPDDQIVAPTVEQDVEFGPRNAGIDEPDRIERVLSEFDLDGQTDRLCNTLSGGEKKRVSLAGVLAMEPEYVLLDEPTAGLDGDGCRTIVRFVESLTDAGITPIIATHDVGFGLTVADTVTVLEDGVIDYRGETFSQALAERYGLRNYVFETWASPAE, encoded by the coding sequence ATGATCGAAACCGACGACCTGCACTTCCGACACGGCGACGACCCCGTCCTCGATGGCGTGAACTTCGAGGCACACACGGGTGAGGTGACGGTCATTTTCGGTCGTAACGGCGCCGGGAAGTCGACGTTGTTGCGCCACTTCAACGGCCTGTTCGAACCCGATTCGGGAACCGTGTTCGTCGGGGGCGAGCCCGTCGAATACGACGACGCCTCGCTTGCTGACCTGCGGATGCGCGTTGGACTCGTCTTTCAAAATCCCGACGATCAGATCGTCGCGCCGACGGTCGAACAGGACGTCGAGTTCGGCCCGCGGAACGCGGGCATCGACGAGCCCGACAGGATCGAGCGTGTCCTCTCGGAGTTCGACCTCGACGGACAGACCGACCGTCTGTGTAACACGCTGAGCGGTGGCGAGAAGAAACGCGTCTCGCTGGCCGGCGTCCTCGCGATGGAACCCGAGTACGTGCTGCTCGACGAACCGACCGCTGGACTGGACGGCGATGGGTGTCGGACGATAGTCAGATTCGTCGAGTCTCTTACCGACGCCGGGATCACGCCGATCATCGCGACCCACGACGTCGGCTTCGGGCTCACCGTCGCCGATACGGTGACGGTGCTGGAAGACGGCGTCATCGATTACCGAGGAGAGACCTTCTCGCAGGCGCTCGCCGAACGATACGGCCTTCGAAACTACGTCTTCGAGACGTGGGCGTCACCCGCCGAGTGA
- a CDS encoding energy-coupling factor ABC transporter substrate-binding protein: MNRWLAAGGLLMVGLVLFSFTTAGAWGGADGAAGEKVDSVAPDYDPWFESLWTPPSGEIESLLFSLQAAIGGLLIGYYLGRTSPLQSASETP, encoded by the coding sequence ATGAATCGGTGGCTCGCCGCGGGTGGCCTCCTGATGGTCGGGCTCGTCCTCTTTTCGTTTACCACTGCGGGTGCATGGGGTGGGGCCGACGGCGCTGCGGGCGAGAAAGTCGATTCCGTCGCCCCGGATTACGACCCGTGGTTCGAGAGCCTCTGGACGCCCCCGAGCGGCGAAATCGAGAGCTTGCTGTTCAGTCTCCAGGCAGCGATCGGCGGCCTCCTGATCGGCTACTATCTCGGACGAACGTCTCCGCTGCAATCCGCGTCTGAGACGCCGTAG